In Bactrocera neohumeralis isolate Rockhampton chromosome 5, APGP_CSIRO_Bneo_wtdbg2-racon-allhic-juicebox.fasta_v2, whole genome shotgun sequence, the genomic window ATGATGAAGAGCAAAACGACCGCGATCAGCGTAACGGTGATGCGGTTCTCCTGCGAAACGGATGACGTGTGTGATTTGCGTTGCTGCTGGCGTTTTGAGAGTACAGGAAATGAAAGACCTTAGCTTGAATTTCATATAAATGTTACTTACCCCTTTGCCGCTCATGCGCGAGCGCCGTATGCTGTTCGCATTCGTCATTTCGCCGCGTAAATTCTTTGACCGTCGCACCAACATTATGAGGAAGCAATTGAAGGTGCCCAACAGGCATAACGGTATTAAAACGAACACGAACAAGGTGAAAAAGTACCAGAGGCGTGTATAGAGCGCATTCTCGCCCAAGCTCGATTGGCTGTTCTGATAGTAGATGACCTAAATTTCAACAGAAATTTAATCTAAAGCGAGTTTGATATAACTTTCGACACTTACTTCTTCGCAGTAATCCGTTATGTTGAAGAAAACCGTTTCGGCATTTTGCGTTCCATGTGTCGACTGCGCGTTGGCGGCCCTACCACCACCGCCGgttaattttccaaaactcgGTTCTTGCTCAGCTATTATATCTGCATCTTGCATTGTCTGTTCAACTTCGTCTGCGTTTTCTGTAGTCGGCGTTGCTGCACGCACTAAGAATTCTGTATCCAATAGCAGATCGGCGCGGCTATCCAGTAAGTAGTAGTTTGACATAATTCGGGGAATGTGTGTTTCAACCGCCGCAGAAAGTGCTCTCTTCACAACCGAACCTCGTGGAACTAAACGGAAAATGTAACTAAATTAATTGAACGAAACTGGATTAATTTAGGTCGAACTGAATTTTCGGAAGCGCAGAACTTTCAAAACCTGGGTGTATTCGTATGTCGATTAATTTAAGTGGGCAAAAATAGTTCAAAGTTTGATTAGCGATATCTCGAAGTCCGAACTCGTTTTCTCGAAGTCTAGAAATCTTGAACTAAAGGCCCAGCTATCCATCGTAGCTTCTAAAATATTTAGGAAATCAAAACTTTTGGACCAGTTTGTGCGGAAGATGGCTTAGACCCCGAAAAACTGAAGAATGTATTGACAAAACATCTAACTGAAATCGAGCTGAATGCCATGTATTCTCTAACTTGTGTTTACTTTAAGCCGAAGTACCGAAATTGATTCCGGATTTTAAGATTTAGATTTCTAGTAGAGCAAATATATACGGTGGACATTATCCAAAAGAAAGAACAATAAGCCTTTACCGAAAATGCAAATTACTTGAGCCGACCCCATATCGAAATTAAAAAGTCGGAATATTCGGTTCCCGGGATTTTTCACTTTCTGAACGTCTTTAACTTCTTTGCTATTGAAAAATCACTAAGAAATGAGTACAGTTATAAAGTCTAAGTTTAGCTTTACAGAGAAAGGTCTTATAACTTTACATAGTAACCGAAATATTTGTTAGCTTTATGCAAAACGGAGAATCTTATTGGCTGTTTGTAGGCTCAAGTTTATGACCGTATTTCACTAGTTTAAAAGAACTACTGTTTCTACTTAAAGTCAATCCGCACATTCAGCATTTAATAAAAGCTACAACATGCGGTTCTAAAGTTGAAGCTCCCTATTATACCTTTAGTTTATACATAGTACAACTACTTCACTCTGTACCCCTTAGTATCTTGGGTGCCCCACATGTCCATACTCTCAATTTACTACCCAATCGTTGTCGGGCATTCAAGCGTAAAAAACTCGCTTTAAGCTCTCGATGCAACCTTTCCGTAAGCAATCGCTTCGCAACACATTTATACACTTTACACCCAACTACCTCACCAACCGATCGAAGCATGCCTTACGCTCGGTCCCAAAGTGCCCATATTACTCACCTCTCATTTGTGCGTCGTTCGTTGTGACTGctgatgttgctgctgctagCGCGAACCATTCATGCATTGCCGGCAACGGCGCTGCATTTGCTAGTGCGATTGGTAAAGGTGTAGCTAAAGAACGTGTCAAAGGTGCCTGTGTGGTGCTGCCTGTGGTGGGCGCTGCCTTATTCGGCTCCACTGTACGTTTCAATCTACGCAATATTACATCCGGTTTAGACCTCCATGCGTTACTCTCCGTGTCGCCTACATTACTACCGCCACTACTGCTCGCCAAATTGTCCTTTTTGCTCACTACGTCCCCAATTGCTGAGTCTACAGCCTGTGTTTGCAAGTGATGAGCTGTGTGCTCTGTGCGTTCATCCGCAACCGCCTGACCGCTGCCTTCGAAATCGATATGTGGCGTTGTCGTTACTGCCGATTTTGGCGGCAACATATAGTGCTGCAACGGTAAATGTAGTGCgtcgttttgttttttcgtACGCCCTGCTtcttcttgctgttgttgttgtcgcacaCTTTCGTTGTAATTCAGTTGGAGCAATGACAGTCGCTCTGACGCGTTCGCTTGCGTTATATTACACGCAACGCCATGGATATCAATTGATTTCTTAGTGATGCGATACTGATGTTCGAAAGCTGTCGAAATTGTGGAGAAGAGGCAGAAGAGTGCGACTCCTTGATTTTTGTCGAGTTAGGTgcatgtgttgtttttgttttgttgtttattattgttggaATGCAGCATGTTTCGTACGTGTCGTGTGCATGTGGGAGTAAAGAAAACACGAAGGTATGGCAAGAGGTAAGCGTGTGaaaaatacatgaaaatttCGGCATTCAAGTGTCAAGCGACCAACAACAAAGCGGGTCAAATTGCGGGCACTCTGACAGCAGCATATTACACTTGCAAGTAAAGAGTAGTTGCAAATTGAGTATAGCAAGCATATTGGCTCGCATATTTCGTGTTGTATTAATTTCGGTAACCACTGTTATTTGTTGTAGGTGCTTCGCACAGTTTTACCGACATATAATATGCGCAAATACATGTACAGGTAGTTAAACACGTAATCCATTTGAGTTACAAATTTAGTGATGTgcgaaatacaaattttagttATCGAttatagaaatttaattatCGATAACATAAATTATCAAGTTTGAAACTTGCATATTAAATTCTGTGGGACCTTTTTTCATGagcaatatatttgaaatatacataaatatatttatcgatACCATTATTAATCTTCAAACTCAATTATCATTATAGCACAAATAATCGAATTTGGAAAAcatatttaacaataataaaaattaatgtattaTTTGGAATTCCCATTACTAATTTAGTAATCTATATATACAGATTCTAATTTATTTATCGATAACAtaaataatcgaatttaaaaatcatcgatattaaacaaattaatttactaGTTTTAAATACCTTTACAACTTTATTAAGGTACgatataattgaaatataaatatatttatcgatAACATAAATAGTCGATTTGGAAAacatagttaataaaaaaattattttattatttataatttccgtTACAAATTTAGTAATACTCgacatttaaaattcaaatttagttATCGATAACATAAAGAATCGAATCTGAACATcatcaatattaaaattaaattctgatTTTTAAAATCCGTTCGTCAATaactaaaaacttaatttataagtttaaaaatttcgatacaattttacaatcaaattaatttactatttttaaattcctttaCAAGTTTATTAAGGTGcgatatatttgaaatataaatatatttatcgatAACATAAATAATGGATTTGGAAATCatagtcaataaaaaaattattttattatttataatttcatttacaaaaatttagtaatactcgatatttaaaattcaaatttagttTTCGATAACATAGTGAATCGATTTTGAACAtcaccaatattaaaattaaattgtgattTTTAAAATCCGTTCGTCAATaactaaaaacttaatttataattgttaaatttcgatacaattttaataatcagcgatatttttgaaatataaatgtatttattgataaaataaataatcgaTTTGGAAAACACagtcaataataaaacaattatttattatttgtaatttcgttaaaaatttagtaaaaatcgatatatttaaaatttaaatttagttatcGATAACATGAAAACTCAAACCCGAAAatcaacaatattaaaaaattaaattctgattTTGAAAATCCGTTCGTCAATaactaaaaacttaatttataattttaaacatttcgatacaattttaataatcagcgatatttttgaaatataaatacatttatcgATAACATAAGAAATCGAATATCAATATCAACATCAAAAcagaaatttctaaaatattttgcttcacttatcgataaatcgataaacaaaatcaattattgttttaattccatataagtattcattattttcacagcAGAGTATTTGGTGCTCAATTCTAAACATATATTTCCAAATTAATTTGCTTCAGTTATCGATAAATCGGTATTTAAAATTACCATTGCTCATCACCAATACATGCACATCACTAGTTCGTTGAATAACGAATTCCCAAACACGTTCTTACCAACTCACCTGTAATGACTTTCTTTGCCAACGATTCCGTGCAGAATGTCTGTCGTTTAAGCGGGTAACGTATCGCAATAAATCGTTCGATCGTAAAACACACAGCTATGTAAATGGAAATGTACGCTGCAACAACCGCACCGCATAGTAAAATTGACAGTTGATACGCCATGCAATGCCGAAGGACCCAGATGATATGGTAGAAAAGAGTGAGAGAAACGAAGAGAAAAGTACATATTAAGTTATTAAGACACAGGCGTGTGAAACGTGCGTTAACGGCGTTAAAGGAGAGAGAGCGTAAAACAAACGCAAATGAGTGCGTAGCTCAAATTGGTTTTCGGCGCCTCAATCAATTCACTTGTAGTACAACTGAAATGAACAATATGCAAGGCTGCGTCGGTAAGCCTCACAGGCATTTGCTTTAATGTAGACTGTAACTGAGCGCTAATTGAATTGCAattcttttcagaaaaaaatttgcgCTTAATTGCGTTACTTTAAATAGAATTTTATCGCATACGAAGTCATTTCGGCTCATTCGTTAAGTGAATAAACTGATAAAATGCCGCTTAGTGCCGTTAAAAACTGTCGTATGAGTGTCTAGTTACAAAACTAGTTATCAAAGTGATTCCCACTACTTCTTACTATGATTATCTGAGCTCGTAGGCTCTTACAAGTCTTAAAATTCGCTATACTTCACCAGATACTCAGTCTCTAGACGTTCTGCTGGCgcatgccgatgatattgatatcataatcgcgtaagcggtgtcggtgtctacgccaataaagaagaagaagaagacgttCTGTTATTCTACTAGGTACTACATACTCAGTCAGTAGTCAGCTATCAGCTATCAGCTATAACTAGAACCATATCTCTTACAATCTCGTGCTGctataatatttcttatcttgTAAGCTACCAATACTCTGCATCATACTTATTATATTATACTTCACTCGGCTTCCTAAACAAAATCCTGCTTTTCAAAGCTAGTTCCACTTAATTCCGtcacattttattgaaaatcagcttttatttgacagctgtcacttgtcaattaaaacaaattccAACCGCTCTATAAAAAGACACTGCGTTGCCTCTCTCTCCGTTCTTAAAtgcatttcaaatttcaatacGCGAATTCCAAAAGCACTTACCACAGGCATCACAAAGCCAAACCGCATAACCATAACATTTCCAAAAGATTTCCACATTCCGCTGCACATAGTCGTAGTGTTGTAGTGATAGGAGCAATGCCATGGTGAGATAAATAATATCGGTGATGGCGAGCGCGGtgagataaatatttgttgtgcaACGCATgcgttttctaaaattttgaatataattgaaaagcgaaaaaaatttacaaatacaaatatttagatCTGAAAATTAagctaatataaataaataaaaaatttaaatattaaaataaaatatttattttttttgtcgaaCATACAAATCgccacttaaaatgcaaaataacgtaacatcacttttcataagtttgcagGCGAAGGAATAAGGTTATAATAGAACCcactcatataaaaaaaaattgttttggttataaaatggttatatatgaCGGCGAGAggtaaaaattgtatgaaacatatacatatgtatgtaatatgataAAACCCAATTTCGATTTTGTTTGGTGATTCGTAGTTTTGCATTTCAAGTGAgtcatacaaaaattattagtgaaaaaaattctggttgtatatttatgattattagtagaatatttaattttttatactttatgaaatacttataattaaaaattattatttcagaatatggaaacttaaaaaataacttagttttttatttaattttaactaaattctaattttttaaaaaataaaatttttattaatcaaaaaattaaaaaaaaatcattaaaaaaattttatttgaggaaaaaacttttttcaaattttatgcaaaactttacaattaaaattattaagaaaataataaatataattttagctttagaaatttcacaatttaaaagtaattatttcGGAGTAatccaaaactttcaaaataatattttttttattaaattgtaattatatccaaaaaactagtttttggaaaaataaaatatagtagtTTTGACTTTACTTCAAaactttgaattttgaaaaatttcgaacataACACATTAAAAAGATCTTTTGTTTCatatgaaatttcgaaattgatacatttttttgttgttaaaaaatatttaaaaatattgctaatCAATTACATAAATTGTCATCGAAATATTGTcattatataatgttttttttttaatttttcgaatgtctatgaaaaatgttttctgcaattaattaaaaaagtatatttaaaaaatcaaaattaaaagtttttaaaaagtcggttcaacaatttttttcttaaaaaaatattttttatttaaatgtttataaaaaacttgttacattgactttttcaaaatctttagttctaaaatatttccaaaataacagaaaaattataaaattattgatatttcaaagttttaattacaaaaattggcatcagaaatgttgttttttaatttttcaaaaataaaaaaaaaaattcagcaaaaaaatttgcaattaatttaaaattcaaattaaaaagtttaattttcaaaaaaaaaatgttattttgactTTTCCAAAACTTTAAGTTTTGTAccatttcgaaaatataattaaaatttttttttagaattatttcaatatttacagttctaaaatatttcgaaaataacagaaaaatgataatatagtaatattttaaaattgtaattacaaaaatgttttcactTTACTTAAGTgtatagtttttgaaaaaaaaattgttatactgactttttcaaaactcttaattttataccatttcgaaaataatacattaaacaggtttttaatttcataaaaaagtttttagaaaaaatcaaaaataatattactttgtaaatttcgaaaatttggtttttaaaaaaattattaatttttcaaaatttgtcatcaaaaaatttttttttttaatttttcaaatattttacaataactTATTTCAAAACTCTTTactaatttaacattttttactttaattgttaatcttttttaaaatattttgtatgcaattttttccttattttcttTTCAGTGACAAAATAAAAGCtgcagaaaatatttgaattctcAGCAACAAAGCAAGTTTTAcgtcaacaaaatattatttttgaaaaataaaatatacctcAAACAATTATGtacgtacaacaacaacaagcaccaAAAAATTACACCATTCGAACGGTAAGTACAAAATTATTACTACAAAAATTACTATTGGCCAACTAGTTCTTCCCCTTGCTGATTCTCACTCCATGTCTACAAAACCGTTATTCAATGTTGATGCTTGTTGCACTCACCTGGTCAGCACATAAATGCTCACTGAGTTGCCCAACAATCCAACTACAAACACGCATGGCACCAATATGCGTTGCACCACATGACGCACTGCGGCCACATCCGCGGAGCTGAACATCATTGCgattcaaaatatttgtgtgttcCATAAAATGTTGCGTGCGTGTTTGATTTGGTGTTATagcgcgtgtgtttgttgtatggTGGATCAGTGcgtgcttttttatatttttaatttaatagtggtgattatcatatatatatattttttaaattccccGAAAACAGTTGTTGACTTCTAAATActtataaaaatgcataaatgtgttgctgcaacatgttgctaaggCACTCGTTGATCTATCGTGGTGTTCTGGTCGAAGATATGATTGTTTTAAGTGCGCTGAAAAGAgagaaaaagtattttgaatatctggttttttgttttttaatttatccaaTACATAAACAATATTTGTTCTATCAAATTAAGTGTCTGCATTTTTTCGGGTCGAATCCTAAAGTAGTtatgaatcgattttttttttttgttgtagtcagttatcttatttttccaattaaagCCCATTAGTCACATCATGGGATCAAATATCAACACATGTCATATCACGTCACCATATCACATCGCTTGTGAAATCATgagactttaaaaataataaaatgcaacaCATGCCATATTAGTCATATCTTAtgatcacatcacatcacatgTTATATCTTGTGATATCATgagactttaaaaataataaaatgcaacaCATGCCATATTAGGCATATCTTGtgatcacatcacatcacatgCTATATCACGTCACCATATTACAACGCTT contains:
- the LOC126758501 gene encoding uncharacterized protein LOC126758501 isoform X2, coding for MMFSSADVAAVRHVVQRILVPCVFVVGLLGNSVSIYVLTRKRMRCTTNIYLTALAITDIIYLTMALLLSLQHYDYVQRNVEIFWKCYGYAVWLCDACAYISIYIAVCFTIERFIAIRYPLKRQTFCTESLAKKVITGVALFCLFSTISTAFEHQYRITKKSIDIHGVACNITQANASERLSLLQLNYNESVRQQQQQEEAGRTKKQNDALHLPLQHYMLPPKSAVTTTPHIDFEGSGQAVADERTEHTAHHLQTQAVDSAIGDVVSKKDNLASSSGGSNVGDTESNAWRSKPDVILRRLKRTVEPNKAAPTTGSTTQAPLTRSLATPLPIALANAAPLPAMHEWFALAAATSAVTTNDAQMRVPRGSVVKRALSAAVETHIPRIMSNYYLLDSRADLLLDTEFLVRAATPTTENADEVEQTMQDADIIAEQEPSFGKLTGGGGRAANAQSTHGTQNAETVFFNITDYCEEVIYYQNSQSSLGENALYTRLWYFFTLFVFVLIPLCLLGTFNCFLIMLVRRSKNLRGEMTNANSIRRSRMSGKGQRKSHTSSVSQENRITVTLIAVVLLFIICQLPWAIYLIVSENVDIDNNLQAIIGNIFNFLADINAAANFFLYCVLSDKYRKTVRELITGYKYRAHARHATASTSLYTSTHGTHSVNGSRRYRPTAASIVVK
- the LOC126758501 gene encoding uncharacterized protein LOC126758501 isoform X1, with amino-acid sequence MMFSSADVAAVRHVVQRILVPCVFVVGLLGNSVSIYVLTRKRMRCTTNIYLTALAITDIIYLTMALLLSLQHYDYVQRNVEIFWKCYGYAVWLCDACAYISIYIAVCFTIERFIAIRYPLKRQTFCTESLAKKVITGVALFCLFSTISTAFEHQYRITKKSIDIHGVACNITQANASERLSLLQLNYNESVRQQQQQEEAGRTKKQNDALHLPLQHYMLPPKSAVTTTPHIDFEGSGQAVADERTEHTAHHLQTQAVDSAIGDVVSKKDNLASSSGGSNVGDTESNAWRSKPDVILRRLKRTVEPNKAAPTTGSTTQAPLTRSLATPLPIALANAAPLPAMHEWFALAAATSAVTTNDAQMRVPRGSVVKRALSAAVETHIPRIMSNYYLLDSRADLLLDTEFLVRAATPTTENADEVEQTMQDADIIAEQEPSFGKLTGGGGRAANAQSTHGTQNAETVFFNITDYCEEVIYYQNSQSSLGENALYTRLWYFFTLFVFVLIPLCLLGTFNCFLIMLVRRSKNLRGEMTNANSIRRSRMSGKGQQRKSHTSSVSQENRITVTLIAVVLLFIICQLPWAIYLIVSENVDIDNNLQAIIGNIFNFLADINAAANFFLYCVLSDKYRKTVRELITGYKYRAHARHATASTSLYTSTHGTHSVNGSRRYRPTAASIVVK